The Mercurialis annua linkage group LG7, ddMerAnnu1.2, whole genome shotgun sequence genome includes the window TGGCTCTTTTAAACGGCCTGAATTGCCTATCATTGCAGCCTGGATCACCAATCTGAAGTGTGAATTACCAAGGATGCAGCATTTTCTTGTAACACTAACCTAAATGGCATTGTTATCCTAACTGCagagttaaaaaaattcaatagttAATACTACTTGATAAGTTTCATTTGAATTGCTTATTGTAGTTCTAAATGATTACAACCCTAATGCTTATATAATACTCATCACTAGCTCTAAAATGGGAGCATCCAGCAAATTTGTTGCTCGTCAGTTGTCTATGCGCAATTCTGCAAGCAAAGGCCAGCCAGATTgaactgtaattttttttaattcagttttCAATCTTATTACTTTAATGAACCTTAACCAATTTTTATTTGCTTCATGTTGCTCTTAAGGAATTACGGAAAAGAAGTTGTCAAACTGAAAATCTTAAGTGAAAATTACTGatccaaaaaagaaaaaaagaaatttgaatACTTTGACTTCTTGTTCAAAGAAAGCAATCGTATGTATACAatggtttttattatttttagctgTGGGTTTTCCTATTGCAAAGAAATTTGTTATCTTAGTCAAACTAAAATTAACAGAGACATGGGGTCCGGAAGGCATAAGTTCCAAATTTGGTGGACTAAAAtggtttactaaaaaattacatatGGAGATAGGGAACAATACGTTTCCATTTTTGAAGTacttgaaacataattgaaaaTGATAGAACATGTGGCTTTGACCAagaaaatttaagccaaaaattcttatttttgaCTAATCGTGAGGAATTATTCACGTAAAAAACCTTCggtaaaagaaaaataaaaacatggaGGGAAAAACCGTCAACACTTGactgaaaattaaaagaataaacaaataatacaatttttatcAGTTAAACTTATGCATATGTAAAACCATAacagtattaaaaaaaaaaaaaaaaacatgcatTTCTAATCTTAAATGGAAAAAGACAATAAATAATAAGTTCTTGACAATGAAATTGGCATTTTCTTGAATCACAACTTACCATAATTAAAACGATGCACCCGACCCTTGAGATCAATAAATTTGAAGGCAAATGAGTTTCCAAGACCGAGAGATGGATAAGCATACTTCCCAAGATCAGTCCCATCTGATGTCATTATTGCAGACATTTCACTGAAATCAATATCCTAAAGATCAGTTATGTCAGGAACCAGGTGACAAGATAGCATCAATTTTTTTACAGCTATAACCTGTGAGTATCATAATCATCCGGGGGCTCCAAAGCTAGGGCAGAATCCCAGAATTTTTGCATCATTGTATTTGCAACATCATTAACAGCCCCAGAACTATTGTCAACCTTGCCAAAATTCAAAGTGTCTTGGTTAATTTTCTAGAAATACAACTAAAATTTTGTAACAGCATGACAAAAGCAAGCCATAACGACAAATATCTTTAGGCTTCACCTGTATCCCTTCCTAAAGGAACACCGCcttaacttttaattaattgctaTATTATGTGCACCAAACTAATTAACATAAAGCATATAACACAGATTCTTACAGATGTGGCATCTGATTGTCACATACATGAGTTCACCTGTCTTTAAACTAAAATATAGACCCAATTTGCACCTTCAATAACTATGGTTACTTTTCAAATAGGGATCGAACCCCAAGAAGCTAGGAGTTATTCTAGAAAATACCTATCAATGTTATAGTCTGGAGCATAAGAATGAAGTTTACCATAGAAATTGCAGCATGGGTTATTTGCAGAACATCTACACAGGCAGTAGCAGATCCATCTGCACAATAGATGTTTAGCATAGTCGACATGAAAAATCAAGATTAAAAGGCTTAAAGAGTGTAGAGTTAACCCTTATCCATGACAGGAAGATGTAAAAATTTTCCATCATGCATTATATGCAATGCTTCAAGGATTGTTGTCTCCAGGGTAACACATTCTGGGTTTGGCGTCATTACCTGGAGCAAGCATTCCAATAGCTCGGGTAAAAACTTAAAGGCACCAACAACTTAGAATGCCATACAGGTCACCTTCCAATAACAATATACATGCGATGTAAATTTCAACATTAATTAAAACTTGAAATTAAACAAAGCCTTACTTGCaataaattggaaaataaggaATGAAGTTAAGGAAACTAAAAGTAAAAAGCAATGACAACCTATTTAACAAAGCAACTTCGAAAAGCGCAACAGAATATTTACTATGTAaacaaaaagatttaaaatggTATGTTTTAAAAGGAAAGACAAATACAATTCAATTTCTCAGTTAAATGAAAGTAAGAGAACAAGGTTTCGCGTGCTGAGTTGATAGGAAAGAAAAACCATGTGTACACATGAGACTACATCCCATGTGGAAAAACGTTGCGGACCCCAACTTAAATTCTAGTATCAAGCAGACTACATCACAAACTAGCATAAGAAACAAGCATGAGATATATTGATTAAACATGAATATATGaactcaaatttttattttcatcttaCACAAGGAAATACCTACCTTAATGTAGGATTAAAATGTCAAAGAAGttaatgaataaattttaaagaattacACACTCACGCATGGATTTCTCCCAGACATGTTTATATTAAGGATATGTCAATGGCAATTCAATTGTATTAACGACTAAAACCAAAGAACGTTAGCAAAAATAAGAAGCATCAAAATCGAATAATTTTCTTGTGAACCTTTTCCACCAGGGTTAGCTCAGGAGAAAGATTTTGTGCCACAACTCGCATGAGAATATCTTTTGAACTGCAAAGAAACAATATCAATATCTTAGAAGTCATAAGTGAAGATACAGAATTTAAAAGTAAACAACATACAATGTGATTTCAAGTCATTTAGTCCCTTAAAATATGAATAGATACTTTTATTTAGGAATAGCATTGCAAGTAAAGAACAATACGTGAGTATCCCCTGAATTTTGTTCCCTGACACAATGATAACTGAATTAACCTGCAAATCCCGCATCTTTTTTGCAGCAACATAGACAGGATCCGATGGTGAAGCAATTGCAACCCTGGAAACATGTAAGGCTACAAAGAATCGGTAACAAATAGGGTGCTAACTACAACGTCCAAATAAGAAATTATATTAGAAAATAGGTGAAAAGGGTGGTGGAGTTACATGGTGTGTTCACCAATGATAGTAGACAAAGAAGGTTTGAACATCCGCTCCCTCAGTGTTTCAATAAAAGCATATGGAGCTGAAAAAAAGAAAGCCATAATATGTGAGCAGACTGCAATGAAATGTGAATGaaagaatataaaaattgtAGGCACCAGAACAGTTGGTTCCCCCCCATTGACGCTCGACCCCTTCAACAGCAGCAGCGATTGCACTGCCCTGTTCGGCGGCCTTTTCCATGCGAGAGATAGCATCATAAAGGCACTTGGTGATGTCGAGCAACGCAATGACTTCACCATTCTCCACAACAGGAAGATGCCTGAATTTGCCTGTGAACAGAATCACTCATAAGTGAAATGCTGCAAAGAATCATCCAAAAAAAGGTTAGAAAAAAAGCAAACCTTGGACCATTTTGAGAAGAGCATCAATGGCTAAAGAATCGGAGGTGACAAAAATGGGATTCCTGGTCATGACTTTGGAGACTAGGGTCTGGTCGGGTCTCAACCCCTCCGCGATGACTCTGGTGGAAATGTCCTTGTCCGTGAGAATACCGGAGAGCAAAGCATTGGCATCGGTTAACAAGAGAGCATCAACGCGCCTAGCAGCCATCCTTCGGGAGGCATCAGATACGGTTGTACCCTCCGGAATGGTTAAGGCTTTGGACAGCCGCAGCTTCTTCACCGTCCGCTCTCTGCCATCTCATCAATCAACAAAGCATATGATATGGGTAtgattcaaaattaaaagtaatgAAAAACGAACATACAGTTGGGTCGGAGGAGACGAAGGTTTGCTGTTGTTTCTGCCCCGTTTCTGACTGGAACTGTTTCTCTTCAGCCCTGGAGGAGCACCCATCTGCTGGCTGCTCatctcttgttttttttttttcaattcgatTTAGGGTCAAATTCCCACCCCACCTATTTTACACTTCAAAATCAAACAACAATCTGCAATGGTTTTTCGGTTTTCTTTGCCACATCAACGAATTCAATTATTAAACCCAATGCTAATCTATTTATAGTCTATGCTATGTGTAAGAAGGGAGACATAAAAAATTGCAAactttcctcaaaaaaaaaaaagggctttttatataaaatactgattttggcagcccatttacttttatacagtacaagttaaatctttactttacctaactcattttcttactttaataacttgtacttcaaatttctttcttttatacgatttttcttatttctctcaatcatttttcttcttcttctccatgatTTTTTTGAGATGTGAAAGAAAATTTCCACGATTTCTGCTCtttcgcttccgccgttccgcctctgccgttccgccgttccgcctccgccgttctaTTTCCGCCGTTCTATTTCCGTCGTTTCGTCTTtgtctcgccgcgccatctttcttttatctttttgattttagatctgaaatttgttgttctttttttttcattttcagatctgtaatttgtttatcttttactgtttatccaccattaaacatgtataaagagtatatttaaagaatctaatacttatttcatgttatgtagaataattttgtgattttatgtaataaaattctgttgttttctgcattttttgtgttttgttgtatttctgcgtttttatcaacatattatcaacagtatatcaacaacatgtcaacataaaattgaaaatcaaaaaaagttgaaatacttattaacataatgtcaacaataaatcaacaacgaatcaatataaggaataaaataaaacataattttttgaaaaactgtgacaattaacaaaatatcaacaagaaatcaacaacatgtcaacataataatgcaaacatataattatctagtatcggttaaattttattttattttatttatttcgctgacaaagttatctaatttgccaatttaaaaaaaaattccaatgttaaaatcaaggaaatacaaactgattatcaacacaaaatcaa containing:
- the LOC126656104 gene encoding CBS domain-containing protein CBSCBSPB3 — its product is MSSQQMGAPPGLKRNSSSQKRGRNNSKPSSPPTQLERTVKKLRLSKALTIPEGTTVSDASRRMAARRVDALLLTDANALLSGILTDKDISTRVIAEGLRPDQTLVSKVMTRNPIFVTSDSLAIDALLKMVQGKFRHLPVVENGEVIALLDITKCLYDAISRMEKAAEQGSAIAAAVEGVERQWGGTNCSAPYAFIETLRERMFKPSLSTIIGEHTMVAIASPSDPVYVAAKKMRDLQVNSVIIVSGNKIQGILTSKDILMRVVAQNLSPELTLVEKVMTPNPECVTLETTILEALHIMHDGKFLHLPVMDKDGSATACVDVLQITHAAISMVDNSSGAVNDVANTMMQKFWDSALALEPPDDYDTHSEMSAIMTSDGTDLGKYAYPSLGLGNSFAFKFIDLKGRVHRFNYGIENLDELTSALSQRIGVGSDHDHPQLLYEDDEGDKVLLATDADLISAVNNARAAGFKILRLHLDYSDSCPETRTLAGPMSSQRSRYSAILAGAVVLTAIGVLVYLKRSKL